A section of the Chryseobacterium scophthalmum genome encodes:
- a CDS encoding T9SS type B sorting domain-containing protein yields MTKYLQTFLLFVSCCAYSQIPISVKVKDALGNENFHVTCTNDLDANGCIPLHVEYPELKQATTYQLTQGTYDPPIPLNQGTALNANFDDLFTPKIDLPFKFCFFNQYFESVVIGSNGMVTFDLNQQGNINYPNVLWQNPNQGLPKNSIFGVYHDMVFSDADASEIYYSTIGTAPYRKFVISYYDGRVAGCTDRSSSQIVLHETTNIVEVFVDKKLTPCPTRKFENALIGIINDTGSLGYSPASRNTGNWQALQEAWKFTPNGSAIQPTVTWTNSAGQAVASGIQVTLCPTQNEVYTANVVFNICGNSNLTLTDDFTLDFDPSYPISRNYTQNFCGNTPIQLNLNDFKPNVTSQNPANFNFTFHQTLADAQNNQNSISTNYSLNSNKVLYVRIQNPNVPGCFRVAVLTLNFLTKNLLTDSILLCDTNNDGIEQNYDLSFLNSQIFPAGTSGFSYYLSQSDAQNNTNVVTTANITTNTEVWVRLQDAACTYILGPVNFTFQPGVNANSPINFSYTMCDINADNNEPFDFALNIGPLITTQPGVTFTVYQTFAEAYNNSGTVVGTIKEGQYTVYIRVQIPGGCFAVVTVNLNITFTKILVNDKNEYICFNGTEDITVNLQTLSANMLVAPSTVPVTEFYDNYLAALDGLNPISPIQTITENGNFVSKTFYVRFEQSDTCYTIKAINVHLVHPVIVDSNFTVCDFNNDNTEVVPLAQFSGAIIGNQNATTTFYLTQADAQNGTNPITSVNVVGTRQLFVKINSYNCTQVYPVTISLVSTPAVNSVVNINLNNICDNNNDGVELYDLLSAQPQIYSGSNVTFTYYASYNSTTHTFSGPISNPGQFPVPGNATVYVKVKFNNNECFSASQLNIQMTFLPVIVLKNAVLNTCDEDFNLNETFQLNDAIPQMFLASQNTYPLSDMTITYYNTLAEANAGVPSTQIGSSIVTTVSTVQVWARFQSKTNGCFSVAPIELNTYFPPKAINSTITVCDDNLDGVYEVNLMNYTNLYVDIPNTINTFTFYLTQSDAQNGVNPIANPQNFTANPFPQQIWVKVMNIPGCDDIATINFIIGTKVVLQNSGPFLLNNVCDTLNDGIENVNLTQYEPQIFSGGTATFTYYTSLVDLNSGINAIPNPASYSFNQNLGLDTIYVKVSVPGLCPDVSTIKISLKKVPIFEIPTQYFCPDATFSYTLKVEGHTIVSYVWTNPAGQIVSTTDTLVNAGMVGTYTVTVTSDNGCSYTATFEAKYYDVPVIQNMIASGNTYTIIATGSQPILYSIDGINWQATNVFYNLPTGITTFYVKYVEGKCIVKQDGVILDIKNAITPNGDGHNDKWIIRNLHVFGTKMTNVKVFDRYQYLIFEQNTNTEIIWDGTIAGRPIPTSSYWYVITLPDGRTFTGWVLVKNNN; encoded by the coding sequence ATGACGAAATATTTACAAACTTTCTTATTGTTTGTCAGTTGTTGTGCTTATTCTCAAATTCCCATAAGTGTGAAGGTGAAAGACGCTCTGGGAAATGAGAATTTTCATGTAACCTGTACAAATGATCTCGATGCTAATGGTTGTATTCCGCTTCATGTAGAATACCCCGAGCTGAAACAAGCTACAACGTACCAGCTCACCCAAGGAACGTACGATCCGCCAATTCCACTGAATCAAGGAACGGCGCTGAATGCCAATTTTGACGATTTATTTACGCCAAAAATAGATTTACCATTTAAGTTTTGCTTTTTTAATCAATATTTTGAATCTGTTGTGATCGGTTCAAACGGAATGGTCACTTTCGATCTGAATCAGCAGGGAAATATCAATTATCCCAATGTTCTTTGGCAAAATCCTAATCAGGGTTTACCCAAGAATTCTATTTTCGGAGTGTATCATGATATGGTCTTTTCTGACGCAGACGCTTCTGAAATTTATTATTCTACAATAGGAACTGCGCCTTACCGCAAATTTGTCATCAGTTATTATGACGGAAGAGTCGCTGGTTGTACAGATCGGTCTTCGTCACAAATTGTTTTGCATGAAACAACAAATATTGTAGAAGTTTTTGTTGATAAAAAACTCACACCCTGCCCAACCAGAAAGTTTGAAAATGCTCTGATTGGAATTATCAATGATACGGGAAGTTTAGGATATTCTCCGGCTTCAAGAAATACAGGGAATTGGCAAGCTTTGCAGGAAGCATGGAAGTTTACTCCTAATGGAAGTGCGATTCAGCCAACGGTAACATGGACAAATTCAGCAGGACAAGCTGTGGCATCAGGAATTCAGGTAACTTTATGCCCTACACAGAATGAAGTTTATACCGCCAATGTTGTTTTTAATATTTGTGGAAATAGCAATCTGACGCTGACTGATGATTTTACACTTGATTTTGATCCATCTTACCCGATTTCAAGAAATTATACCCAGAATTTTTGCGGAAATACTCCAATCCAGCTTAATCTGAACGATTTTAAACCTAATGTAACTTCACAGAATCCTGCGAATTTTAACTTTACTTTTCATCAGACTTTAGCTGATGCCCAAAATAATCAGAATAGTATTTCTACAAATTATTCGCTCAATTCCAATAAGGTTTTATATGTAAGAATTCAAAATCCCAATGTTCCCGGATGTTTCAGAGTGGCAGTTCTTACTTTGAATTTTCTTACCAAAAATCTTTTAACCGATAGTATTTTACTTTGTGATACCAATAACGATGGAATCGAGCAGAACTATGATTTAAGTTTCTTAAACAGCCAGATTTTTCCTGCAGGAACATCCGGATTTTCATATTATCTGTCTCAATCGGATGCTCAAAATAATACAAATGTAGTTACAACAGCAAATATTACAACGAATACAGAAGTTTGGGTAAGATTACAGGATGCCGCATGTACTTATATTCTCGGACCAGTAAATTTTACTTTCCAACCGGGAGTTAATGCCAATTCACCGATTAATTTTTCGTACACGATGTGCGACATTAATGCAGATAATAATGAACCTTTTGATTTTGCTTTAAATATTGGACCTTTAATTACAACACAACCGGGAGTTACTTTTACCGTTTATCAGACTTTTGCAGAAGCATATAATAATTCAGGAACGGTAGTAGGAACGATAAAAGAAGGGCAGTACACGGTTTACATCAGAGTTCAGATTCCGGGAGGATGTTTTGCGGTGGTTACCGTTAATCTAAATATTACCTTCACCAAAATTTTGGTTAATGATAAAAATGAATATATCTGCTTCAATGGAACAGAAGATATTACGGTGAATCTACAAACGCTTTCTGCAAACATGCTCGTTGCTCCTTCAACAGTTCCTGTTACAGAATTTTATGATAATTATTTAGCGGCTTTAGACGGATTAAATCCTATTTCACCAATCCAAACGATTACAGAAAACGGAAATTTTGTAAGCAAAACATTTTATGTCCGGTTTGAGCAAAGTGATACGTGTTATACAATTAAAGCGATTAATGTTCATCTGGTTCATCCGGTGATTGTAGATTCTAATTTTACGGTGTGTGATTTTAATAATGATAATACAGAAGTTGTTCCGCTAGCTCAGTTTTCTGGGGCAATTATCGGAAATCAGAACGCCACTACAACTTTTTATCTAACACAAGCTGATGCTCAGAATGGAACCAATCCTATAACCAGTGTAAATGTTGTTGGTACGAGACAGCTTTTCGTGAAAATTAATTCTTACAATTGTACTCAGGTTTATCCAGTGACCATTAGTTTAGTATCAACTCCGGCTGTGAATTCCGTTGTAAATATTAATCTGAATAATATTTGCGATAACAATAATGATGGAGTAGAGCTGTATGATCTTTTGTCGGCTCAGCCTCAGATTTATAGTGGTTCGAATGTTACATTTACGTATTACGCCTCATACAATTCTACAACACATACTTTTTCAGGACCAATTAGCAATCCTGGACAATTTCCTGTTCCAGGGAATGCAACGGTTTATGTGAAAGTGAAATTTAATAATAATGAATGTTTTTCTGCATCACAATTGAATATTCAGATGACTTTTTTACCGGTGATCGTACTGAAGAATGCTGTTTTAAATACGTGTGACGAAGATTTTAATCTGAATGAAACCTTCCAGCTGAATGATGCAATTCCGCAGATGTTTTTAGCTTCTCAAAATACATATCCGCTTTCTGATATGACTATCACTTATTACAATACTTTAGCAGAAGCCAATGCGGGAGTTCCTTCTACTCAGATTGGAAGTAGTATTGTAACAACGGTTTCTACGGTGCAGGTTTGGGCAAGATTTCAATCAAAAACGAACGGTTGCTTTTCAGTCGCGCCGATTGAGTTGAATACATATTTTCCCCCAAAAGCAATTAATTCAACCATAACAGTTTGTGATGATAATCTTGATGGTGTTTATGAAGTCAATCTGATGAATTATACCAATCTTTATGTGGATATTCCGAATACAATCAATACTTTCACTTTTTATCTTACTCAAAGTGATGCACAAAACGGAGTAAATCCAATTGCAAATCCACAAAACTTTACGGCAAATCCTTTTCCACAGCAGATTTGGGTAAAAGTGATGAATATTCCTGGATGTGATGATATTGCAACAATTAATTTTATTATTGGAACTAAAGTGGTACTTCAAAATTCAGGACCGTTCCTTCTAAATAATGTCTGCGATACCTTAAATGACGGAATAGAAAATGTAAACCTCACTCAATATGAACCTCAGATTTTCTCAGGCGGCACGGCTACCTTTACTTATTACACTTCTTTAGTTGATTTAAATTCAGGAATAAATGCAATTCCGAATCCTGCAAGTTATTCTTTCAATCAAAACTTAGGATTAGATACAATTTATGTAAAAGTAAGTGTTCCCGGATTATGTCCTGATGTATCAACCATTAAAATTTCTCTTAAAAAAGTTCCTATTTTTGAAATCCCAACCCAGTATTTCTGTCCGGATGCTACATTCAGCTATACTTTAAAAGTTGAAGGACATACGATTGTAAGTTATGTATGGACGAATCCTGCCGGACAAATAGTTTCTACTACAGATACTTTGGTTAATGCTGGGATGGTAGGAACGTATACCGTAACGGTGACTTCAGACAACGGATGTTCTTACACTGCGACTTTTGAAGCAAAATATTACGATGTTCCGGTCATTCAGAATATGATTGCGAGTGGTAATACCTATACGATAATTGCTACCGGTTCGCAACCAATTCTCTATTCAATTGACGGAATTAATTGGCAGGCAACGAATGTTTTCTATAATTTACCGACAGGAATTACAACATTTTATGTAAAATATGTTGAAGGAAAATGTATTGTAAAACAAGACGGCGTTATTTTAGATATTAAAAATGCAATTACACCAAACGGAGACGGGCATAATGATAAGTGGATCATCAGAAACCTTCATGTTTTCGGAACAAAAATGACGAACGTAAAAGTATTTGACCGTTATCAATATCTGATTTTCGAGCAAAATACAAATACCGAAATTATCTGGGACGGAACCATTGCCGGAAGACCGATACCTACCTCAAGTTATTGGTATGTAATTACACTTCCGGATGGAAGAACGTTTACAGGATGGGTTTTAGTGAAGAATAATAATTAA
- a CDS encoding phage holin family protein codes for MNLIIRLLVTAIVAFLLTKILPGVHFEGFSTAIIFAIVLGLLNLIVKPVLSLFGLPLTIITLGFFALVINAIIILIADYFIDSMMVDGFWWAFIFSIALSIVTSLANSMFSDGD; via the coding sequence ATGAACTTAATTATTCGATTACTGGTTACAGCTATTGTAGCCTTTTTGTTAACCAAGATTTTGCCGGGTGTACATTTTGAAGGCTTTTCAACGGCTATTATTTTTGCCATTGTTTTAGGGCTTTTAAACCTTATCGTAAAACCTGTTTTAAGCCTTTTTGGTTTGCCGCTTACAATTATTACTTTAGGCTTTTTTGCTTTGGTAATTAATGCTATTATTATCCTTATCGCAGATTATTTTATTGATAGTATGATGGTAGATGGTTTTTGGTGGGCGTTTATTTTCAGTATAGCACTTTCTATCGTGACATCACTTGCCAATTCGATGTTTTCAGACGGAGATTAA
- a CDS encoding PaaI family thioesterase has translation MSPEKTKLMTDSFNRSETLKFYQAELLEINTDFVSIKIPKMELMTRKAGMFNGAMIASLVDVSSGYAAVSHYEEDCYVVTVELKVNYLRPAIGDALVSKSYVVKGGSKISVIRTEIYTVDENRTSESHVATSLVTMMKIK, from the coding sequence ATGTCTCCCGAAAAAACAAAACTCATGACCGATAGTTTCAACCGTTCTGAAACTTTAAAATTCTATCAAGCCGAATTATTAGAAATAAATACCGATTTTGTTTCCATTAAAATTCCTAAAATGGAATTAATGACCAGAAAAGCCGGAATGTTCAATGGAGCGATGATTGCTTCTTTGGTTGATGTTTCTTCAGGATATGCTGCAGTAAGTCATTATGAGGAAGATTGCTATGTAGTAACGGTGGAATTAAAGGTTAATTATTTAAGACCTGCAATAGGAGATGCCTTGGTTTCGAAATCTTATGTAGTAAAAGGAGGCTCCAAAATCAGTGTTATCAGAACTGAAATTTATACAGTTGACGAAAACCGTACTTCGGAAAGTCATGTAGCAACATCTTTGGTGACGATGATGAAAATTAAATAG
- a CDS encoding DEAD/DEAH box helicase → MELESIYKKLQIQDMNQMQKTTYKTTENNTDVVLLSPTGSGKTLAFLFPVLRSLSKESTGIQALILVPARELALQIEQVFKSMGTDFKVTVCYGGHDKKIEINNLKEAPAILIGTPGRVAYHMRNKNLDVKTIKNLVLDEFDKALEFGFHDDMEYIIENMYNLYQRMLTSATSMDEIPKFTGLKDEKVIDFLKLGENKPDIQLRKVMTISEEKLDTLFHLICKIGNKRTLIFCNHRETVDRIADLLLDKGIARETFHGGMEQDERERALLKFRNDTARVLITTDLAARGLDVPEVESIVHYQLPTTEDAFIHRNGRTARMNAKGFAYLVMTEDEKFPFIKKDTPEESVKEFSKVPANPPFQTIYISAGKKDKVNKVDIVGYLLKKGELQKEDLGLIEVKDTTSYVAVSRTKVRDLLKKLSTEKLKGKKVKMEVAY, encoded by the coding sequence ATGGAATTAGAATCTATTTACAAAAAACTGCAGATTCAGGATATGAATCAGATGCAGAAAACAACATATAAAACGACAGAAAACAACACCGATGTTGTTTTACTTTCACCAACAGGATCAGGAAAAACACTTGCTTTTTTGTTTCCGGTTCTGAGAAGCTTATCAAAAGAATCGACGGGAATTCAGGCTTTAATTTTGGTTCCGGCAAGAGAATTAGCCTTACAGATTGAGCAGGTTTTCAAATCGATGGGAACAGATTTTAAGGTAACCGTTTGCTATGGTGGTCACGATAAAAAGATTGAAATAAACAACCTCAAGGAAGCACCTGCAATATTGATCGGAACTCCGGGAAGAGTTGCCTATCATATGAGAAATAAAAATCTTGATGTAAAAACGATTAAAAACCTGGTTCTGGATGAGTTTGATAAAGCTTTAGAATTCGGTTTTCATGATGATATGGAATACATTATTGAAAACATGTACAATCTATATCAAAGAATGCTGACTTCGGCAACATCGATGGATGAAATTCCAAAATTCACCGGTTTAAAAGATGAAAAAGTAATTGACTTCTTAAAATTAGGCGAAAACAAACCTGATATCCAATTAAGAAAAGTAATGACAATTTCTGAGGAAAAGCTTGATACTTTATTCCACCTGATTTGTAAAATCGGGAACAAAAGAACCCTTATTTTCTGCAATCACAGAGAAACGGTTGACCGTATTGCCGATTTGCTTTTAGATAAAGGAATTGCCCGAGAAACCTTCCACGGCGGAATGGAACAGGACGAAAGAGAACGTGCTTTGCTTAAATTCAGAAATGATACAGCAAGAGTTTTAATCACCACAGATTTAGCGGCAAGAGGTTTAGATGTACCGGAAGTTGAATCGATTGTTCACTATCAATTGCCGACAACAGAAGATGCTTTCATCCACAGAAACGGCCGTACCGCAAGAATGAATGCAAAAGGTTTTGCTTATCTGGTAATGACCGAAGATGAGAAATTTCCGTTTATCAAAAAAGACACGCCCGAAGAATCTGTAAAAGAATTCTCTAAAGTTCCTGCAAACCCGCCATTCCAAACGATTTACATCAGTGCAGGAAAAAAAGATAAGGTTAATAAAGTAGATATCGTAGGATATTTATTGAAAAAAGGCGAATTGCAGAAAGAAGATTTAGGTCTGATTGAAGTAAAAGATACAACTTCTTATGTAGCAGTTTCGAGAACCAAAGTGAGAGATTTACTTAAAAAACTAAGCACAGAAAAGCTGAAAGGCAAGAAAGTGAAAATGGAAGTTGCTTATTAA
- a CDS encoding SMP-30/gluconolactonase/LRE family protein, with product MKNILNAGLIGLVLAFLSCKSPNYNAMLENNEPKLISNQFSFTEGPATDKTGNVYFTDQPNDKIYFWDWKTDKVSLFLDKTGRANGTYFDENDNLITCSDNEGEIWKIGKDKSVEVLSKGFEGKRLNGPNDLWLDGNGGVYFTDPLYKRDYWQNFKVEIPEKNLYYRNKNGKISKLETFVQPNGIIGSIKLKKLYVSDIDAGKTYVYDILGDGKLSEKKLFCEMGSDGMTLDQDGNLYITGDGVTVFNTKGEKVHHIKIPEDWTGNVTFGGEKNNILFITASKSVYTLQTNTKGLK from the coding sequence ATGAAAAATATTTTGAACGCGGGTCTTATTGGTTTGGTTTTGGCATTTCTCAGTTGCAAATCACCAAATTACAATGCAATGCTTGAAAACAACGAACCAAAATTAATATCAAATCAGTTTTCATTTACCGAAGGTCCGGCAACAGATAAAACCGGAAATGTTTATTTTACAGATCAACCCAACGATAAAATTTATTTCTGGGACTGGAAAACCGATAAAGTGTCTTTGTTTTTAGACAAAACCGGAAGAGCCAACGGAACGTATTTCGATGAGAATGATAATTTAATTACCTGTTCAGACAATGAAGGTGAAATCTGGAAAATCGGTAAAGACAAATCGGTTGAGGTTTTATCTAAAGGCTTTGAAGGAAAGCGATTAAACGGACCAAACGATCTTTGGCTCGACGGAAATGGAGGGGTTTATTTTACAGATCCTTTGTATAAAAGAGATTACTGGCAAAATTTTAAAGTAGAAATTCCTGAAAAAAATCTATACTACAGAAACAAAAATGGTAAAATTTCAAAACTGGAAACTTTTGTGCAACCGAATGGAATTATTGGAAGTATAAAGTTGAAAAAGCTGTATGTTTCAGATATTGATGCCGGAAAAACCTATGTTTATGATATTCTGGGTGACGGAAAATTGTCTGAAAAGAAACTTTTCTGTGAAATGGGATCTGACGGAATGACGCTTGATCAGGATGGAAATCTTTATATTACAGGAGATGGTGTGACTGTTTTTAATACCAAAGGTGAAAAAGTACATCACATTAAAATCCCTGAAGACTGGACAGGAAATGTAACTTTTGGAGGGGAGAAAAACAATATTCTGTTTATTACCGCCTCAAAATCAGTTTATACTTTGCAGACGAATACAAAAGGTTTGAAATAG
- the ccoG gene encoding cytochrome c oxidase accessory protein CcoG has translation MSIQQDNIKIPGSDGEAFRDSVGTMDDTGKRKWVFPRKPKGKFTNYRDYTSYVLLALFFGIPFLKINNNPFLLINLIDRKFFILGQSFYLQDFFILALGAVISVIFVMLFTVVFGRIFCGWLCPQTVFMEMVFRKIEYWIEGDRNKQMKLDRQSWDSEKIRKRVLKWSVFFIMSVIISHFMFMYIVGYENIFKIIQEGPIEHPLHFTAMLSFSLVFYFVFTWLREQVCTLICPYGRLQGVLIDKQTINVYYDTKRGEGRAKWRNGEDRKSSGKGDCIDCGQCVVVCPTGIDIRNGQQLECVNCTACIDACDEVMVKVGLPTGLVRYATEAEIETGKKLGITSRMIITSIFLALLIGFLGFLLNDRGSMEAKFIKPAGSTFFVRDGKIINNFTYTFLNKTNEKKVITIKVTHPDHAEIISSGPSKITLKGDQILKGSIGIAFPENEIKSSKQNLTIVVLNEKNEVLDTFETTFEGPFKLTL, from the coding sequence ATGAGCATTCAGCAAGACAATATAAAAATTCCGGGAAGTGATGGTGAGGCTTTCAGAGATTCTGTAGGAACAATGGACGATACAGGAAAACGAAAATGGGTTTTCCCCAGAAAGCCAAAAGGTAAGTTCACCAATTACAGAGATTATACAAGTTATGTTTTATTAGCTTTATTTTTTGGAATTCCATTTTTAAAAATTAACAACAACCCGTTTCTTCTAATTAATCTTATTGATAGAAAATTCTTTATTTTAGGTCAGTCATTTTACCTGCAGGATTTTTTTATTTTGGCTTTAGGAGCAGTGATTTCTGTCATTTTTGTGATGTTATTCACCGTGGTTTTTGGAAGAATATTTTGTGGATGGCTATGTCCACAAACCGTTTTTATGGAAATGGTTTTTCGAAAAATAGAATATTGGATCGAAGGCGACCGTAACAAACAAATGAAACTCGACAGACAGAGTTGGGATTCCGAAAAAATAAGAAAAAGAGTTTTAAAATGGTCCGTTTTCTTTATCATGTCAGTGATCATCTCCCACTTTATGTTTATGTACATTGTCGGGTACGAAAATATTTTTAAGATCATTCAGGAAGGTCCAATAGAACATCCTTTACATTTTACGGCAATGCTGTCTTTTTCACTGGTCTTTTATTTTGTTTTCACTTGGTTGCGTGAGCAGGTTTGTACCTTGATATGTCCTTATGGAAGATTACAGGGTGTGTTAATCGACAAACAAACCATCAATGTATATTACGATACAAAAAGAGGAGAAGGTCGCGCCAAATGGAGAAACGGAGAAGACAGAAAATCTTCAGGAAAAGGCGACTGTATTGATTGCGGACAATGTGTAGTCGTTTGCCCAACAGGAATTGACATCAGAAACGGTCAGCAATTAGAATGCGTCAACTGCACTGCCTGTATCGACGCTTGTGATGAGGTAATGGTAAAAGTAGGTTTACCAACCGGATTGGTACGTTATGCCACAGAAGCAGAAATTGAAACCGGAAAAAAACTCGGAATAACTTCAAGAATGATTATTACCTCAATTTTTCTGGCGTTATTGATAGGATTTTTAGGGTTTTTATTAAACGACAGAGGTTCTATGGAAGCAAAATTTATAAAACCTGCAGGCTCTACATTCTTTGTGAGAGACGGAAAAATCATCAATAATTTCACCTATACTTTTTTAAATAAAACCAATGAGAAAAAAGTAATTACCATAAAAGTGACGCACCCTGATCATGCCGAAATTATTTCTTCAGGACCAAGCAAAATCACATTAAAAGGTGACCAGATTCTGAAAGGATCTATTGGAATTGCTTTTCCGGAAAATGAAATTAAATCTTCAAAACAAAATTTAACCATCGTTGTTTTAAATGAAAAAAATGAAGTTTTAGATACTTTTGAAACAACCTTTGAAGGTCCTTTTAAACTCACATTGTAA
- a CDS encoding AraC family transcriptional regulator, which yields MNSISVLHINLFQSEKNAPDFYFNTLKNHLISSHKHIEKPHRHDFYVTVIFTKGSGIHEIDFQKYDVSEGSLFFLSPGQVHSWELSPDTDGYIFFFSQPYYEMHYVNQKLKNFPFFNSPSFPRKLQLQSDELINMIRLFEDIGREHESQNVMKQGFILSLISQIYIQSVREFSKDDEKTSATSVSYFKHYQDFENLLEESFTSQKSISYYASQLNISAKHLNRITQTVMQKTASEIITERVILEAKRMLIYLDEGLVEIAFRLGYEEYSYFARMFRKNTGITPSQFIKDHKN from the coding sequence ATGAATTCTATTTCGGTATTGCATATCAATCTTTTTCAGTCAGAGAAAAATGCTCCGGATTTTTATTTTAATACGTTGAAAAATCATTTGATTTCCAGCCATAAACATATCGAAAAACCACATCGTCATGATTTTTATGTCACTGTTATTTTCACTAAAGGAAGCGGAATTCATGAAATAGATTTTCAAAAATATGATGTTTCTGAAGGGAGTCTGTTTTTTCTTTCTCCGGGACAGGTTCACAGTTGGGAACTTTCTCCGGATACCGATGGTTATATTTTCTTTTTTTCTCAGCCTTATTACGAAATGCATTACGTTAATCAAAAGCTGAAAAATTTCCCGTTTTTTAACTCTCCGAGCTTTCCGAGAAAACTTCAGCTTCAATCTGATGAATTGATAAACATGATTCGTCTTTTTGAGGATATTGGACGCGAGCATGAGTCTCAGAATGTAATGAAACAGGGATTTATTCTTTCTCTTATTTCTCAAATTTATATTCAGTCGGTAAGAGAGTTTTCTAAAGATGATGAAAAAACTTCGGCAACCAGTGTGTCTTATTTTAAGCATTATCAGGATTTTGAAAACTTGCTGGAAGAATCTTTTACTTCTCAGAAATCAATCTCTTATTATGCTTCACAACTTAATATTTCAGCAAAGCATCTTAACCGGATTACCCAAACTGTTATGCAGAAAACTGCTTCTGAGATTATTACCGAAAGAGTGATTCTGGAAGCTAAAAGAATGCTCATATATCTTGATGAAGGTCTTGTGGAAATTGCTTTCAGATTGGGGTATGAGGAGTATTCTTATTTTGCGAGGATGTTCCGTAAAAACACAGGGATCACACCCTCGCAATTTATTAAAGATCATAAAAACTGA
- a CDS encoding MerR family transcriptional regulator has translation MKTNLPDKLYYSIGEVAKAFDVNASLIRYWEQEFPIIKPKKNKKGNRYFTPDDIKNLKIIYHLVKEKGYTLDGARIALTTNSKISETVTLIDRLEFVKAELLKLKDSLVEKDSE, from the coding sequence ATGAAGACAAATTTACCCGACAAACTGTATTATTCGATAGGAGAAGTTGCGAAAGCTTTCGATGTAAACGCTTCATTGATAAGATATTGGGAACAAGAATTTCCTATCATCAAACCAAAAAAAAACAAAAAGGGAAACCGATACTTCACTCCCGATGACATTAAAAATCTGAAAATCATCTATCATTTGGTGAAAGAAAAAGGTTATACGCTTGATGGAGCAAGAATTGCATTAACAACCAACTCAAAAATTTCTGAAACGGTAACACTAATCGACCGCTTAGAATTCGTAAAAGCAGAATTGCTTAAGCTAAAAGATTCTTTGGTAGAAAAAGATTCTGAATAA